In a single window of the Chionomys nivalis chromosome 11, mChiNiv1.1, whole genome shotgun sequence genome:
- the Tfap2e gene encoding transcription factor AP-2-epsilon has protein sequence MLVHTYSAMERPDGLAAAAGGTRLSSLPQAAYGPAPPLCHTPAATAAADFQPPYFPPPYPQPPLPYGQGPDATAAFPHLAADPYGGLAPLAQPQPPQAAWAAPRAATRAHEEQPGLLAPPARALGLDPRRDYAAAVPRLLHSLADGAHGLADAPLGLPGLAAPPGLEELQAIDDPGMSLLDQSVIKKVPIPSKVGSLSALSLAKDSLVGGISNPSEVFCSVPGRLSLLSSTSKYKVTVGEVQRRLSPPECLNASLLGGVLRRAKSKNGGRCLRERLEKIGLNLPAGRRKAANVTLLTSLVEGEAVHLARDFGYVCETEFPAKAAAEYLCRQHADPGELHSRKSMLLAAKQICKEFADLMAQDRSPLGNSRPALILDPGVQSCLTHFSLITHGFGGPAICAALTAFQNYLLESLKGLDKMFLSSPGSGHGETKASEKDAKHRK, from the exons ATGCTGGTGCACACTTACTCCGCCATG GAGCGCCCCGACGGGCTGGCCGCAGCGGCTGGCGGGACCCGCCTGTCATCTCTGCCCCAGGCGGCCTACGGACCCGCACCGCCACTGTGCCACACGCCCGCCGCTACTGCCGCCGCGGACTTTCAGCCTCCTTACTTCCCGCCACCCTACCCGCAGCCGCCGCTGCCCTACGGCCAGGGCCCCGACGCCACAGCCGCCTTTCCGCACCTGGCCGCGGACCCTTACGGCGGTCTAGCACCCCTGGCACAGCCTCAGCCGCCGCAGGCTGCCTGGGCCGCGCCCCGCGCTGCCACCCGCGCCCACGAAGAGCAGCCCGGCTTGCTGGCGCCACCCGCCCGCGCTCTGGGCCTCGACCCGCGCAGAGACTACGCTGCCGCGGTACCCCGGCTCCTGCACAGCCTCGCCGACGGCGCGCACGGCCTGGCAGATGCTCCCCTTGGTCTTCCCGGGCTAGCGGCGCCCCCCGGCCTGGAGGAACTGCAG GCGATAGACGACCCGGGAATGAGCCTCCTGGACCAATCCGTGATCAAGAAAG TCCCCATTCCCTCCAAAGTCGGCAGCCTCTCCGCCCTCTCCCTGGCCAAAGACAGCCTGGTTGGCGGCATCAGCAATCCCAGTGAGGTCTTCTGCTCCGTGCCTGGCCGGCTGTCGTTGCTCAGCTCAACATCCAAGTACAAGGTGACCGTGGGGGAGGTGCAGCGGCGACTCTCACCTCCAGAGTGCCTCAACGCCTCCCTCCTGGGGGGTGTCCTCCGAAG GGCCAAGTCCAAGAATGGGGGCCGGTGTCTGCGGGAGCGACTGGAGAAGATCGGGCTCAACCTGCCAGCTGGCCGTCGGAAGGCAGCTAATGTGACTCTGCTGACCTCTCTGGTGGAAG GAGAAGCTGTACACCTGGCCCGGGACTTTGGTTATGTCTGTGAGACGGAGTTTCCAGCCAAGGCAGCTGCTGAGTACCTATGCCGACAGCACGCTGACCCTGGGGAACTGCACAGCCGCAAGAGCATGCTGCTGGCTGCCAA GCAGATCTGCAAGGAGTTTGCAGACTTGATGGCTCAGGACCGCTCCCCGCTGGGCAACAGCCGCCCAGCGCTCATCCTGGACCCTGGGGTACAGAGCTGTCTGACACACTTCAGTCTCATCACTCACGGCTTCGGGGGGCCCGCCATCTGTGCTGCCCTCACGGCCTTCCAGAACTACCTGCTGGAGTCGCTCAAAGGACTGGACAAGATGTTTCTAAGCAGCCCGGGCAGCGGGCACGGAGAAACCAAGGCTTCAGAGAAGGATGCCAAGCATCGGAAGTAA